A window of Apium graveolens cultivar Ventura chromosome 8, ASM990537v1, whole genome shotgun sequence contains these coding sequences:
- the LOC141676961 gene encoding pentatricopeptide repeat-containing protein At2g01510, mitochondrial, which translates to MQQGMLLKSTHSGSHLTRLFPLTKQALNSSLQAHSSCPNQLMQVHALILTTGLSIKNSLITKLLENFIVLGDMSYARKLFDEMHKPRAYLWNTLIKGYVKYDIHCQAVGLYRDMHVLGVRPDPFTFPYVVKACSEFWDAWVGAAVHVVVLKYGLEFIAMVRTELMIMYVKFGELESAEKLFFSMVDKDLVAWNALISAYAQNGYAVNALRLFHKMHVGGIRPDNVTIVSALSACSQLGCLETALEIYDFGRTGGTVTGNVMVDNARLDVYVKCGCMDMAFDLFNRMPYRNVISWSTMIGGYAMNGESGRALKLFSRMQYEGVQPNSVTFLAVLCACSHAGLVREGWNYFNYMTYSDNCNLKPRKEHYACMVDLLGRSGQLEEAYNFIRSMPIEPDAGVWATLLGACAIYRNIDLGQHAADMLFEFSPDIASYHVLLSNMYAAAGRWRCVEKVRHKMRKKGMKKVAAYSSIEYNGQIHILYAGDRWHPQTARIYKKLKELIEKLKTWGYSPKADSILHDVDMEEREETLSTHSEKLAIVFGLINIEGQMPIRVMKNLRTCDDCHTFSKMVSKMTMREIILRDKSRFHHFKHGFCSCNDFW; encoded by the coding sequence ATGCAACAAGGCATGCTACTAAAATCTACACATTCCGGGTCACATTTGACCCGGTTGTTTCCATTAACAAAACAAGCATTAAATTCTTCATTACAAGCTCACTCTTCATGTCCTAATCAGCTCATGCAAGTTCATGCACTAATTTTAACAACAGGGTTATCAATCAAAAACAGTTTAATCACTAAATTACTCGAAAATTTCATAGTTCTTGGTGACATGTCCTATGCACGCAAACTGTTTGATGAAATGCACAAGCCACGAGCTTACTTATGGAACACTTTGATAAAAGGGTATGTTAAATATGATATACATTGTCAAGCTGTGGGACTTTATAGAGATATGCATGTTCTTGGTGTTCGTCCTGACCCGTTTACGTTCCCGTATGTTGTTAAGGCTtgtagtgagttttgggatgcTTGGGTTGGTGCTGCAGTTCATGTTGTTGTGTTGAAATATGGGTTGGAGTTTATTGCTATGGTGAGGACTGAGTTGATGATCATGTATGTTAAGTTTGGGGAATTGGAGTCTGCGGAGAAGTTGTTTTTTAGTATGGTTGATAAGGATTTAGTGGCATGGAATGCTCTTATTTCGGCTTATGCTCAAAATGGTTATGCAGTGAATGCTTTGAGGTTGTTTCATAAAATGCATGTAGGGGGGATTCGTCCCGATAATGTCACAATTGTGAGTGCTTTATCAGCATGTTCACAGTTGGGGTGCTTGGAAACTGCGTTGGAAATATATGATTTTGGAAGGACAGGAGGAACGGTTACAGGCAATGTGATGGTTGATAATGCAAGGTTAGATGTATATGTAAAATGTGGATGTATGGACATGGCTTTTGATCTCTTTAATAGAATGCCCTATAGGAATGTCATTTCGTGGAGTACTATGATTGGGGGTTATGCTATGAATGGGGAAAGTGGCAGAGCACTAAAATTGTTCTCCAGGATGCAATACGAGGGGGTCCAGCCAAATAGTGTTACCTTTCTTGCGGTTCTTTGTGCCTGTAGCCATGCTGGACTAGTAAGGGAAGGATGGAATTATTTCAATTACATGACCTACTCGGATAACTGTAATTTGAAACCTAGAAAAGAACACTATGCTTGTATGGTGGATCTTCTTGGTCGGTCAGGACAGCTTGAAGAGGCTTATAATTTTATTAGAAGCATGCCAATCGAGCCGGATGCAGGGGTTTGGGCAACTCTTTTAGGTGCTTGTGCAATTTATCGCAATATTGATTTGGGGCAGCATGCGGCGGACATGCTATTTGAATTTTCCCCTGATATTGCATCATATCATGTTTTATTGTCAAACATGTATGCAGCAGCAGGGAGGTGGAGGTGTGTTGAAAAAGTTAGGCACAAAATGCGTAAAAAAGGCATGAAGAAAGTGGCTGCGTATAGCTCAATTGAGTATAACGGCCAAATTCATATTCTCTATGCAGGAGATAGATGGCATCCACAAACGGCAAGAATATACAAAAAATTGAAGGAACTAATTGAAAAGCTAAAAACTTGGGGTTACAGCCCAAAGGCTGATTCTATATTACATGATGTTGACATGGAGGAACGAGAAGAAACACTTAGCACTCACAGTGAAAAGCTTGCTATTGTATTTGGTCTTATCAATATAGAAGGTCAGATGCCTATCAGAGTTATGAAGAATTTGAGGACATGTGATGACTGCCATACTTTCTCTAAAATGGTCTCAAAAATGACCATGAGGGAGATCATCCTGAGAGATAAGAGTCGTTTTCACCATTTCAAACATGGATTCTGTTCCTGCAATGATTTTTGGTGA
- the LOC141680574 gene encoding uncharacterized protein LOC141680574, with protein MTIQANKDVVVKWRPPDEGRLKINVDAHIVLGNPWFSCGLVLRDHGGNFIAARARRFAGVVPVVEAEATAILEATRWASLLDLQHVDVESDSLISVQAINKTSENYLEAGVVFQECRDVLRARSDIVLSFIKK; from the coding sequence ATGACTATACAGGCCAATAAAGATGTTGTGGTTAAGTGGCGTCCGCCAGATGAAGGCAGGTTGAAGATCAATGTTGATGCTCACATTGTGCTAGGTAACCCATGGTTTTCTTGTGGTCTTGTTTTGAGGGATCATGGAGGCAATTTCATTGCAGCTAGAGCACGCAGGTTTGCAGGTGTGGTGCCAGTTGTGGAAGCAGAGGCTACTGCAATTCTAGAAGCTACCAGATGGGCAAGTTTATTGGATCTGCAGCATGTGGATGTAGAGAGTGATTCTCTAATTTCAGTTCAAGCTATTAATAAGACTTCTGAGAATTATTTGGAAGCAGGTGTAGTGTTCCAAGAGTGTCGTGATGTCTTGAGAGCTCGTAGTGATATCGTGCTTTCATTTATTAAAAAGTAA